In one window of Caballeronia sp. TF1N1 DNA:
- a CDS encoding ferritin-like domain-containing protein yields MHTDSTHVMPWRIEDIDLNRIDRQKAASNEHLLLLLCACSFIESGTDLYTSNLSKYFHDDPEISAWLNDEWEPEEMQHGRALKTYINHIWPEFDWDRAFKSFFDEYSLTCSYEAFEKKRALEMVARCVVETGTATLYRAINDCSDEPVLKEITDNIRTDEVRHYKHFFRFFKKWNKIEGNGRLAVLGALIRRVMELKSEDSEIALRHVFAVRYPERVKDSSYNRELFAQVNALVRRNLSADQCIKMLLKPLDLPARIQPGVHYPLAKITQLFFR; encoded by the coding sequence ATGCACACCGATAGTACCCATGTGATGCCGTGGCGCATCGAAGACATCGATCTCAACCGGATCGATCGTCAGAAGGCGGCATCCAACGAACATCTTCTTTTGCTGTTGTGCGCATGCTCATTCATCGAGAGCGGCACGGATCTCTACACGAGCAATCTCAGCAAGTATTTTCACGACGACCCCGAGATTTCGGCGTGGCTGAACGACGAATGGGAGCCCGAAGAAATGCAGCACGGCCGGGCGCTCAAAACTTACATCAACCACATCTGGCCGGAATTCGACTGGGACCGGGCTTTCAAGAGCTTCTTCGACGAGTACTCGCTAACGTGTTCCTACGAAGCGTTCGAGAAAAAGCGTGCGCTCGAAATGGTGGCGCGGTGTGTTGTCGAAACGGGCACGGCCACGCTGTATCGCGCGATCAACGACTGCTCGGACGAGCCGGTGTTGAAGGAGATCACCGACAACATCCGCACCGACGAAGTGCGCCACTACAAGCACTTTTTCCGCTTCTTCAAGAAGTGGAACAAGATCGAAGGCAACGGGCGTCTCGCCGTGCTTGGCGCGTTGATCCGTCGCGTGATGGAACTGAAGAGCGAAGACTCGGAGATCGCGCTACGGCACGTGTTTGCGGTGCGTTATCCCGAGCGCGTCAAGGACTCGAGCTATAACCGCGAACTGTTCGCGCAGGTGAACGCGCTCGTGCGGCGCAATCTTTCGGCGGATCAGTGCATCAAGATGCTACTGAAGCCGCTCGATCTGCCCGCGCGTATTCAGCCGGGCGTTCACTATCCGCTTGCCAAGATCACGCAGTTGTTTTTCCGCTGA
- a CDS encoding DEAD/DEAH box helicase: protein MSFDSLGLSEPLLRAVNELGYTVPTPIQLQAIPAVLKGGDLLAGAQTGTGKTAGFTLPILQRLSQLAPAAAGTKRPIRALILTPTRELAAQVEESVRAYGKYLKLKSTVMFGGVGINPQIDALKRGVDIVVATPGRLLDHMQQKTIDVSQLEILVLDEADRMLDMGFIHDIKRVLARLPAKRQNLLFSATFSDEIKALADSLLDSPALIEVARRNTTAERIEQKIYPVDRDRKREMLTHLIRTNNWFQVLVFTRTKHGANRLAEQLGKDGISALAIHGNKSQSARTRALAEFKDQTLQVLVATDIAARGIDIDQLPHVVNFDLPNVPEDYVHRIGRTGRAGADGEAVSLVCVDELQLLKDIERLIKRSIPQEVIPGFEPDPDARPEPIQRRSQGRGGPREGGEAKRSSAPRREGEAKRGGGEARRDGGRASGAASGEARGSGKPANGNRNGGSQAANSRDGRDARGPKPAGAKPAAPNANAGAATRRPDAARAANPNAKAGNPGALLGGKARSDSGGARRDGMRSGGRGR, encoded by the coding sequence ATGTCCTTTGATTCACTCGGCCTGTCCGAACCTCTGCTACGCGCTGTCAACGAACTGGGCTACACCGTCCCGACCCCGATCCAGCTCCAGGCCATCCCCGCCGTTCTGAAGGGCGGCGATCTCCTGGCGGGCGCGCAGACCGGCACGGGCAAGACCGCCGGCTTCACGCTGCCGATCCTGCAACGTCTTTCGCAACTGGCGCCCGCTGCCGCCGGAACGAAGCGTCCGATCCGCGCGCTCATCCTCACGCCGACGCGCGAACTCGCCGCGCAGGTCGAGGAAAGCGTGCGCGCTTACGGCAAATATCTGAAGCTCAAGTCGACCGTGATGTTCGGCGGAGTGGGCATCAACCCGCAGATCGACGCGTTGAAGCGCGGCGTCGATATCGTCGTGGCAACGCCGGGACGTTTGCTCGATCACATGCAGCAGAAGACCATCGACGTGTCGCAGCTCGAGATTCTCGTGCTCGACGAAGCCGACCGCATGCTCGACATGGGCTTCATTCACGACATCAAGCGCGTGCTCGCGCGCCTGCCCGCGAAGCGTCAGAACCTGCTTTTCTCGGCTACTTTCTCGGATGAAATCAAGGCGCTGGCCGACAGCCTGCTCGATTCGCCCGCGCTGATCGAAGTCGCGCGCCGCAATACGACGGCCGAGCGTATCGAACAAAAGATTTATCCGGTGGATCGCGACCGAAAGCGCGAGATGCTCACGCATCTGATCCGCACGAACAACTGGTTCCAGGTGCTCGTGTTCACGCGCACGAAGCACGGCGCGAACCGGCTTGCCGAGCAATTGGGCAAGGACGGCATTAGCGCGCTTGCGATTCACGGCAACAAGAGTCAGTCGGCGCGTACGCGTGCGCTGGCCGAGTTCAAGGATCAGACCTTGCAGGTGCTCGTCGCCACCGACATCGCGGCGCGCGGTATCGATATCGATCAGTTGCCGCACGTGGTCAACTTCGATTTGCCGAACGTGCCGGAAGATTACGTGCACCGTATCGGCCGCACGGGTCGCGCGGGCGCGGATGGCGAAGCGGTATCGCTCGTCTGTGTGGACGAGCTTCAGTTGCTGAAGGACATCGAGCGTCTGATCAAGCGCTCGATTCCGCAGGAAGTGATTCCCGGCTTCGAGCCGGACCCGGATGCCCGTCCCGAACCGATTCAGCGCCGCAGCCAAGGGCGCGGCGGTCCGCGTGAAGGCGGCGAAGCGAAGCGCAGCAGCGCCCCGCGACGCGAAGGCGAAGCGAAGCGCGGTGGCGGCGAAGCGCGACGCGATGGCGGCCGTGCAAGCGGCGCGGCATCTGGCGAAGCGCGCGGCAGTGGCAAGCCGGCGAACGGTAATCGCAACGGCGGATCGCAAGCGGCGAATTCACGCGATGGCCGCGATGCACGCGGTCCCAAGCCTGCCGGCGCGAAGCCCGCCGCTCCCAACGCCAATGCAGGCGCGGCAACGCGCCGTCCGGATGCGGCACGCGCGGCGAATCCGAACGCAAAGGCCGGTAATCCCGGCGCGCTGCTCGGTGGCAAGGCGCGCAGCGACAGCGGCGGCGCGCGGCGCGACGGCATGCGCTCGGGCGGCCGCGGACGTTAA
- a CDS encoding hemolysin III family protein, translating to MYVGERFNSISHLIGTVLSIAGLVALVVMGALDGDAYKVVSFAIYGAMLCALYLISTLYHCARSPRLKSILQKCDHSAIYLLIAGSYTPFTLVTLRGPWGWSLFGVSWGLAVLGITQELTLGRRTRSVSMVLYVLMGWLALVAVRPLVTALPPAGTAWLVAGGVIYSAGIYFFINDERIRHGHGIWHLFVLAGSLCQFVSVARYVA from the coding sequence ATGTACGTAGGCGAGCGGTTCAACAGCATCAGCCATTTGATCGGCACGGTCTTGTCGATCGCCGGTCTGGTGGCGCTCGTCGTAATGGGTGCGTTGGACGGCGATGCCTATAAGGTCGTGAGCTTCGCCATCTATGGCGCCATGCTCTGCGCGCTCTACCTGATTTCGACGCTGTACCACTGCGCGCGCTCGCCTCGCCTAAAGTCGATTCTGCAAAAGTGCGACCATTCGGCAATTTATTTGCTGATAGCAGGCAGCTACACACCGTTTACACTAGTGACATTGCGCGGTCCCTGGGGCTGGTCGCTATTCGGCGTAAGCTGGGGCCTCGCGGTTCTCGGCATTACGCAGGAACTCACGCTCGGGCGCCGAACCCGCAGCGTTTCGATGGTGCTGTACGTGTTGATGGGCTGGCTCGCGCTCGTAGCCGTCCGTCCACTCGTGACGGCGCTGCCGCCCGCGGGCACCGCGTGGCTGGTGGCGGGCGGCGTGATCTATAGCGCCGGTATCTACTTTTTCATCAACGACGAGCGTATCCGGCACGGCCACGGTATCTGGCATCTGTTCGTGCTGGCGGGCAGTCTTTGTCAGTTCGTGAGCGTCGCGCGCTATGTCGCGTGA
- a CDS encoding cytochrome c, with translation MKRKSLFALSSAVVVAAVAAAAVLWSGGDNLHSRGAVAATPTDKAALIKQGEYLARAGDCIACHTVRGGKEFAGGLPMATPFGTMFTPNITPDDQFGIGKWTSDDFYRAMHTGRSKDGSLLYPGFPFTSYTKVTRADSDAIYAYLRSVPPVNEASRPHELRFPFNNRNLLIGWRTLFFSEGEYKPDPTKSVEWNRGAYLVEGLGHCAMCHTSINAMGGPVSSAAFAGGLIPLQNWYAPSLTSNKEAGLGDWDIKDINDLLKSGVSQRGAVFGPMAEVVHNSLQYMTDGDINAISTYLKSIPQKKEAPESLQLETSEKFGGELLTMGKKVYTENCAKCHQENGLGKPPAYPPLANNQSIQMPSAVNPIRMTLNGGYPPSTGGNPMPHGMPPFAQSLSDTEVAAVVTYIRMSWGNHGTPVSPQQVSNLRSAPLD, from the coding sequence ATGAAACGCAAGTCCCTGTTCGCACTCTCCTCGGCTGTCGTGGTGGCAGCCGTCGCAGCCGCCGCCGTCCTCTGGTCGGGCGGCGACAACCTGCATTCGCGCGGCGCCGTCGCGGCGACGCCTACCGACAAAGCCGCGCTGATCAAACAAGGCGAATACCTCGCGCGCGCCGGCGACTGTATCGCGTGCCACACGGTGCGCGGCGGCAAGGAATTCGCGGGCGGCCTGCCCATGGCGACGCCGTTCGGCACCATGTTCACGCCGAACATCACGCCGGACGATCAATTCGGCATCGGCAAATGGACGTCGGACGACTTTTACCGCGCGATGCACACCGGCCGCTCGAAGGACGGCAGTCTGCTCTATCCAGGCTTCCCGTTCACGAGCTACACGAAGGTTACGCGCGCCGACTCGGACGCGATCTACGCGTATCTGCGCTCCGTCCCGCCGGTCAACGAAGCGAGCCGTCCGCATGAACTGCGCTTCCCGTTCAACAACCGCAATCTGCTGATCGGCTGGCGCACCCTGTTCTTCAGCGAAGGCGAGTACAAGCCGGACCCGACCAAATCGGTCGAATGGAACCGCGGCGCGTATCTGGTCGAAGGCCTCGGCCATTGCGCCATGTGCCATACGTCGATCAACGCCATGGGCGGTCCGGTCAGCTCGGCGGCATTTGCCGGCGGTCTGATTCCGCTGCAAAACTGGTATGCGCCGTCGTTGACGTCGAACAAGGAAGCCGGTCTCGGCGACTGGGACATCAAGGACATCAACGACTTGCTGAAGTCCGGCGTGTCGCAGCGTGGCGCGGTGTTCGGCCCGATGGCTGAAGTCGTCCACAACAGCTTGCAGTACATGACCGACGGCGACATCAACGCGATCTCGACGTATCTCAAGTCGATTCCGCAAAAGAAGGAAGCGCCGGAGTCGTTGCAGCTCGAAACCTCCGAGAAGTTCGGCGGCGAATTGCTGACCATGGGCAAGAAGGTCTACACCGAGAACTGCGCGAAGTGTCACCAGGAGAATGGTCTCGGCAAGCCGCCGGCATATCCGCCGCTCGCGAATAACCAGTCCATCCAGATGCCGTCGGCCGTCAACCCGATCCGCATGACGCTCAACGGTGGTTATCCGCCGAGCACGGGTGGCAACCCGATGCCGCACGGCATGCCGCCGTTCGCGCAGTCGCTGTCGGATACGGAAGTGGCCGCGGTCGTGACGTACATCCGTATGTCGTGGGGCAATCACGGCACGCCGGTGTCGCCGCAGCAGGTGAGTAATCTGCGTTCGGCGCCGCTCGACTGA
- a CDS encoding cytochrome c, whose product MECRVFSRRIFRPLLALAVVSSAGVFGAGQAQAQAQNQPIAPDTMAARVQGCTACHGVHGEGTDNDYFPRLAGKPADYLYNQLQNFREGRRKYPPMNYLVTYLSDDYLHQIAGYFSSQRPPYPPPAKTNVSASTLARGQQIVLNGDASKNIPACAACHGKGLTGMQPAIPGLVGLHSDYISAQVGAWKSGTRHAKAPDCMQQIASRLTDDDVTAVAAWLSTQTAPANPVPAPAGSLKMPLTCGSEPQ is encoded by the coding sequence ATGGAGTGTCGCGTGTTTTCAAGACGCATTTTTCGTCCGCTGCTCGCTTTGGCCGTCGTCAGCAGCGCCGGCGTATTCGGCGCGGGTCAGGCACAAGCCCAGGCGCAGAACCAGCCGATCGCCCCGGACACCATGGCAGCGCGCGTGCAAGGCTGCACGGCATGTCACGGTGTTCATGGCGAAGGCACGGACAATGACTATTTCCCGCGTCTTGCCGGCAAGCCTGCCGATTATCTGTACAACCAGCTCCAGAATTTCCGCGAAGGCCGGCGCAAGTATCCGCCTATGAACTACCTCGTCACGTATCTCTCGGACGACTACCTTCATCAGATCGCCGGATACTTCTCGAGCCAGCGCCCGCCGTATCCGCCGCCCGCCAAGACGAACGTTTCGGCTTCCACGCTTGCGCGCGGCCAGCAAATCGTGCTGAACGGCGATGCATCGAAGAACATTCCCGCCTGCGCGGCCTGTCACGGCAAGGGTCTGACCGGCATGCAGCCGGCCATTCCGGGCCTCGTCGGGTTGCACTCGGATTACATCAGCGCGCAAGTCGGTGCATGGAAATCGGGCACGCGCCACGCGAAAGCGCCTGACTGCATGCAGCAAATCGCCTCGCGCCTGACCGACGACGACGTGACCGCCGTCGCTGCCTGGCTCTCTACGCAAACCGCACCCGCCAACCCGGTGCCCGCGCCCGCTGGCTCGTTGAAGATGCCGCTGACCTGCGGCAGCGAACCGCAATAA
- a CDS encoding CopD family protein codes for MNGDFDFLWLAQVVFGALSDTAFACALGAALFDAWLCGERAHAVVSPAHRGWRHAARAGTVAAITFVACNFVCLWLQAAAMSGSPVTDAGASLWLVATSTQAGIGWLVALAGGLVIVLACATGRPQGASKTGFAIFGALVAAAGKAAIGHAADAGAFSLAEAVQTLHLLATGVWGGIVIVGALATLPALGTSVARAFLIRIVARMSRAATLAVIVIIATGVFNAWRGTDGSAAVLVDSNWGHALIVKTGLVLAALALGALNRWSVLPRLQRTASTMDAHTVINVMRLEAVLMLCVFATASVLSHGVPGAALAG; via the coding sequence ATGAACGGCGATTTCGACTTTCTCTGGCTCGCGCAGGTCGTATTCGGAGCATTGAGCGATACCGCGTTTGCCTGTGCGCTTGGCGCGGCGCTCTTCGACGCGTGGCTCTGCGGCGAAAGAGCGCACGCGGTCGTTTCGCCTGCGCATCGGGGTTGGCGGCATGCAGCGCGTGCCGGAACCGTGGCCGCAATTACCTTCGTGGCTTGCAACTTCGTGTGCTTGTGGCTTCAGGCCGCGGCGATGAGCGGTTCGCCTGTCACCGATGCGGGCGCGTCGCTGTGGCTCGTTGCGACTAGCACGCAAGCGGGCATCGGCTGGCTGGTGGCGTTGGCGGGCGGCCTGGTGATCGTGCTGGCCTGCGCGACGGGCAGACCGCAAGGCGCATCGAAGACAGGGTTCGCGATCTTCGGCGCGCTCGTGGCCGCTGCAGGGAAAGCGGCTATCGGCCATGCCGCCGATGCCGGCGCGTTTTCTCTCGCCGAAGCCGTGCAGACGCTGCATCTGCTTGCCACGGGCGTGTGGGGCGGAATCGTCATCGTGGGCGCGCTGGCGACGTTGCCGGCGCTCGGAACATCGGTGGCGCGTGCGTTCTTGATTCGCATCGTCGCGCGTATGTCGCGGGCGGCGACGCTCGCGGTGATCGTCATCATCGCGACGGGCGTGTTCAACGCGTGGCGCGGCACGGACGGATCGGCGGCGGTGCTCGTCGACAGCAACTGGGGGCACGCGCTGATCGTGAAGACGGGACTGGTTCTGGCGGCGCTCGCCTTGGGCGCGCTCAACCGCTGGTCGGTGTTGCCGCGCCTGCAGCGCACGGCATCGACGATGGATGCGCACACGGTCATCAACGTGATGCGCCTTGAAGCGGTGCTGATGCTTTGCGTGTTCGCCACGGCGTCGGTGTTGTCTCACGGCGTGCCGGGCGCGGCGCTCGCCGGCTGA
- the panB gene encoding 3-methyl-2-oxobutanoate hydroxymethyltransferase, with amino-acid sequence MTYLQETSRSAITVPKLQAMREAGEKIAMLTCYDASFAALLDRAGVDVMLIGDSLGNVLQGHATTLPVTLADIAYHTACVARGSKGALIVADMPFGTIGSREETYANAVQLMRAGAQMVKLEGGEWLADTVRFLVERSIPVCGHVGLTPQSVHAFGGFKVQGKSEAAAEQMRRDALALQQAGARLLVIEAVPTLLAREVTESLAIPTIGIGAGIDCSGQVLVLHDMLGIFHGKRPRFVKDFMQGQPTIFAAVDAYVRAVREGTFPGPEHTF; translated from the coding sequence ATGACGTACTTGCAGGAAACGAGCCGTTCGGCGATCACCGTCCCGAAACTCCAGGCCATGCGTGAAGCCGGCGAAAAAATCGCGATGCTCACGTGCTACGACGCGAGCTTCGCCGCGCTGCTCGATCGCGCGGGCGTCGATGTCATGCTGATCGGCGATTCGCTCGGCAACGTGCTTCAGGGCCATGCGACGACGCTGCCGGTCACGCTCGCGGACATCGCGTATCACACGGCTTGCGTGGCGCGCGGCAGCAAGGGCGCGCTGATCGTCGCGGATATGCCGTTCGGCACCATCGGATCGCGCGAGGAAACCTACGCCAACGCCGTGCAACTGATGCGCGCCGGCGCGCAGATGGTGAAGCTCGAAGGCGGCGAATGGCTTGCGGACACGGTGCGCTTTCTCGTCGAGCGTTCGATTCCCGTATGCGGACACGTCGGTCTCACGCCGCAATCGGTGCACGCGTTCGGCGGTTTCAAGGTGCAGGGCAAGTCCGAAGCGGCCGCCGAGCAAATGCGCCGCGACGCGCTGGCGCTCCAGCAGGCGGGCGCCCGCTTACTCGTGATCGAAGCCGTGCCGACGCTGCTCGCGCGCGAAGTGACCGAGAGTCTGGCGATTCCGACTATCGGCATTGGCGCGGGCATCGACTGCTCGGGACAGGTGTTGGTGCTGCACGACATGCTCGGCATCTTCCACGGCAAGCGTCCGCGTTTCGTCAAAGATTTCATGCAGGGACAGCCGACCATTTTCGCGGCGGTCGACGCTTACGTGCGCGCAGTGCGTGAAGGCACATTCCCCGGCCCGGAACACACCTTCTGA
- a CDS encoding deoxynucleoside kinase: protein MSAPPLTVTAPQLRPPHRYIAIEGPIGVGKTTLATLLAERWSMRTLFERPQDNPFLERFYRDTTRHALATQLSFALQRVTQTREAAEMLTGHTPLIADFLTQKSELFARLTLPDDEFQLYKDLASRIGTTGPAPDFVVYLQASPEVLFSRIQKRALPMELQISDSYLRALCDAYNEFFYHYDATPLLTVNAEHLNPLTSEEDLALLVERIETMRGRKESFVKGVSV, encoded by the coding sequence ATGAGCGCTCCGCCTCTCACTGTCACCGCGCCGCAACTGCGCCCGCCGCACCGCTATATCGCGATCGAAGGTCCGATCGGCGTGGGCAAGACCACGCTTGCAACCTTGCTCGCCGAACGCTGGTCCATGCGCACGCTGTTCGAGCGCCCGCAGGACAACCCGTTTCTCGAACGCTTTTATCGCGACACCACGCGCCATGCGCTCGCGACGCAACTGAGTTTCGCGTTGCAGCGCGTGACGCAGACGCGCGAAGCCGCGGAAATGCTCACCGGCCATACGCCGTTGATCGCGGACTTTCTCACGCAAAAGAGCGAGCTTTTCGCACGCCTCACGCTGCCCGACGACGAGTTCCAGTTGTACAAGGACCTGGCCTCACGCATCGGTACGACCGGGCCCGCGCCGGATTTCGTCGTGTATCTGCAGGCGAGTCCCGAAGTGCTGTTTTCGCGCATTCAAAAACGCGCGCTGCCCATGGAACTGCAGATTTCGGATTCGTATCTGCGCGCACTGTGCGATGCGTATAACGAGTTCTTCTATCACTACGATGCAACGCCGCTGCTCACGGTGAACGCGGAGCATCTGAACCCGCTGACATCGGAAGAAGATCTCGCGTTGCTCGTCGAGCGCATCGAGACCATGCGCGGACGCAAGGAATCTTTCGTGAAAGGCGTGTCGGTCTGA
- the folK gene encoding 2-amino-4-hydroxy-6-hydroxymethyldihydropteridine diphosphokinase, translating to MTIAYLGLGANLGDARQTLKDAVVCLAQQHTITVLAKSSLYRTAPIDSSGDDYFNCVVKLETSLPARALLRLCHHIEEQFGRERPYRNAPRTLDLDILLYGQSGIDEADLIVPHPRMTERAFVLVPLLELEPELVIPRRGRANAFLAGVADQRIEQVATCQCQVLTRAAPSSAAEAPAAATKPNCR from the coding sequence ATGACGATTGCTTATCTGGGCCTGGGAGCGAATCTCGGCGATGCGCGCCAGACCCTGAAAGACGCAGTCGTGTGTCTCGCCCAGCAGCACACGATCACCGTGCTCGCCAAATCGAGCCTTTACCGCACCGCGCCGATCGACTCTTCGGGCGACGACTATTTCAATTGCGTCGTGAAGCTCGAAACATCGTTGCCGGCGCGCGCGCTTTTGCGCTTGTGTCACCACATCGAGGAACAATTCGGGCGCGAGCGGCCGTATCGCAATGCGCCGCGCACGCTCGACCTCGACATCCTGCTGTATGGCCAGTCGGGCATCGACGAAGCGGACCTGATCGTGCCGCATCCGCGCATGACGGAGCGCGCGTTCGTGCTCGTGCCGCTGCTCGAACTCGAACCCGAGCTCGTCATTCCGCGACGCGGCCGCGCCAATGCATTTCTCGCGGGCGTCGCCGATCAGCGTATCGAGCAGGTCGCGACCTGCCAATGTCAGGTGCTCACGCGCGCCGCTCCATCCAGTGCAGCAGAGGCACCCGCTGCCGCCACCAAACCCAATTGCCGATGA
- the pcnB gene encoding polynucleotide adenylyltransferase PcnB translates to MIKKLIRKLFGQESADTTDGDVQASASSETKPARKSTRKKTVAPPKRDPSVPVILSSDVHGIDPSLIPKNAVRVTDGLQQAGHRAFIVGGAVRDLLLGVAPKDFDVATDATPDEVQRLFRRARIIGRRFQIVHVQFGQEIIETSTFRALVDAPPAQTAPAAEAPRRYKRSELDTRTHAVDASGRVLRDNVWGEQHEDATRRDFTINAMYYDPATQTVLDYHDGMADIRAHLLRMIGDPATRYREDPVRMLRVVRFAAKLGFEIDDATRAPIQELADLMDNVPAARLFDEMLKLLLSGHALACLTRLRKEGLHHGVLPLLDVVLEQPHGEKFVTLALTSTDQRVRAGKPVSPGFLFATLLWHDVQTRWQQFTAAGDYPVPALHRAMDDVLDMQTEKLAIHKRFSSDMREIWGLQHRLEKRGRTALKLLEHPRFRAGYDFLLLRCESGELDAEIGQWWTDFIEADHADREALLTQGGTKDRGPKKRRRRSNAKRKNGETAEHEAHEAGAASDSGPVEGADNE, encoded by the coding sequence GTGATTAAAAAACTCATCCGCAAGCTGTTCGGACAAGAAAGCGCCGATACCACCGATGGCGACGTTCAAGCCAGCGCTTCGTCAGAAACGAAACCGGCTCGCAAGAGCACGCGCAAGAAAACCGTCGCGCCGCCCAAGCGCGATCCGAGCGTGCCGGTCATCCTGTCGTCGGATGTTCATGGCATCGATCCTTCGCTCATCCCGAAGAACGCGGTGCGCGTGACCGACGGGCTGCAACAGGCGGGGCATCGCGCGTTCATCGTCGGCGGCGCGGTGCGCGATCTCCTGCTCGGCGTCGCGCCCAAAGACTTCGATGTCGCGACCGACGCCACGCCCGACGAAGTGCAACGGCTTTTCAGGCGCGCGCGCATCATCGGGCGGCGCTTTCAGATCGTGCACGTGCAGTTCGGGCAAGAGATCATCGAGACTTCCACGTTCCGCGCGCTCGTGGATGCACCGCCCGCGCAAACCGCGCCCGCCGCCGAAGCGCCGCGCCGCTACAAGCGCAGCGAACTCGACACGCGCACGCACGCGGTCGACGCGAGCGGCCGCGTCTTGCGCGACAACGTGTGGGGCGAGCAGCACGAAGACGCCACGCGCCGCGACTTCACCATCAACGCGATGTACTACGATCCGGCCACGCAAACCGTGCTGGATTATCACGACGGCATGGCCGACATCCGCGCGCACCTGTTGCGCATGATCGGCGACCCGGCCACGCGTTATCGCGAAGACCCGGTGCGGATGCTGCGCGTCGTGCGCTTCGCGGCCAAGCTCGGCTTCGAGATCGACGACGCTACGCGCGCGCCCATTCAGGAACTCGCCGATCTCATGGACAACGTGCCCGCCGCGCGTCTGTTCGACGAGATGCTTAAGCTCTTGCTTTCCGGTCACGCATTGGCGTGTCTCACGCGTCTGCGCAAGGAAGGGCTGCATCATGGCGTCCTGCCTTTGCTCGATGTCGTGCTGGAGCAACCGCATGGCGAGAAGTTCGTCACGCTCGCGTTGACGAGCACCGACCAACGCGTGCGCGCGGGCAAGCCGGTGTCGCCGGGCTTTCTCTTCGCCACGCTGCTTTGGCACGACGTGCAGACGCGCTGGCAACAGTTCACCGCAGCCGGCGACTATCCGGTGCCGGCGCTGCATCGCGCAATGGACGACGTGCTCGACATGCAGACCGAAAAGCTCGCCATTCACAAGCGTTTTTCGTCGGATATGCGCGAGATCTGGGGGCTTCAGCATCGGCTCGAAAAGCGCGGCCGCACCGCCTTGAAGCTGCTGGAACATCCGCGCTTCAGAGCGGGTTATGATTTCTTGCTGCTGCGTTGCGAGTCGGGCGAACTGGATGCCGAAATCGGTCAATGGTGGACCGATTTCATCGAAGCCGATCACGCCGATCGCGAAGCATTGCTTACGCAAGGCGGCACGAAAGATCGCGGTCCGAAGAAGCGCCGGCGGCGCAGCAACGCAAAGCGCAAGAACGGTGAGACCGCGGAGCACGAAGCACACGAAGCAGGCGCGGCGAGCGACTCGGGCCCAGTCGAAGGCGCCGACAACGAATAG
- a CDS encoding HAD family phosphatase: MNLALFDLDHTLIPTDSDHEWGRFMVKLGIVDADSFARQNDAFYAQYQAGVLDINAYLHAMLGPLAKHSREQLDDWHAQYMREVINPRIVPAAVTLVREHQDNGDLCCLVTATNAFITAPIAEAFGIETLIACEFETVDNDPQGALTGRPTGTPSYREGKIVRVEEWLGTLGKSLADFKHSYFYSDSHNDIPLLERVTDPVATNPDDTLRAHAQAKGWRILNLFDTRD; this comes from the coding sequence ATGAACCTAGCCCTCTTTGATCTCGACCACACGCTCATTCCCACCGACAGCGACCACGAATGGGGCCGCTTCATGGTCAAGCTCGGTATCGTCGATGCAGACAGCTTCGCGCGGCAAAACGATGCCTTCTACGCTCAATACCAGGCGGGCGTGCTCGATATCAACGCGTATTTGCACGCCATGCTGGGGCCGCTTGCCAAGCATTCGCGCGAGCAACTAGACGACTGGCACGCGCAGTACATGCGCGAGGTGATCAATCCGCGCATCGTCCCGGCTGCCGTCACGCTCGTGCGCGAGCATCAGGATAATGGCGATCTCTGCTGCCTCGTCACCGCGACCAACGCGTTCATCACCGCGCCTATCGCGGAAGCGTTCGGCATCGAAACGCTGATCGCTTGCGAATTCGAAACCGTCGACAACGACCCGCAAGGGGCGCTCACGGGCCGGCCGACCGGCACGCCGAGTTATCGCGAAGGCAAGATCGTGCGGGTCGAGGAATGGCTCGGCACGCTCGGCAAGTCGCTCGCCGACTTCAAACACAGCTATTTTTATAGCGATTCGCACAACGACATCCCGTTGCTCGAACGCGTGACCGACCCGGTCGCAACCAATCCCGACGACACCCTGCGCGCGCATGCGCAAGCCAAAGGCTGGCGCATTCTGAATCTCTTCGATACACGTGATTAA